gatcatttacatatatcagaaacaagataggaccgagtacagagccctgtgggactccactggtgacttcacgccaatctgaggtctcacccctcactgtaactctctgcttcctattgcttaggtactcccttatccactggagcaccttaccagctacacctgcctgtctctccagcttatgtaccagcctctaatgcagtactgtgtcaaaggctttccgacaatccaagaaaatgcagtccgcctagccctctctttcttgcttaatctttgtcacctggtcgtagaattctattaagccagtcaggcaagatttaccctccctgaacccatgttggcgatttgtcacaagtcccttctctccagatgtgttaccaggttttttctcacgatcttctccatcaccttgcatggtatacaagtcaaggacactggcctgtagttcagtgcctcttgtctgtcgccctttttgtatattgggaccacattcgccgtcttccatatttctggtaggtctcccgtctccagtgacctactatacactatggagagtggcaagcaaagtgcctctgcacactctttcagtacccatggtgagatcccgtctggaccaacagcctttctaacatccaggtccagcaggtgtctcttgacctcctctctcataatttcgaacccttccaaggccgcctggtttacctccctttctcctagcacagtgacctcaccttgttctgttgtgaagacctcttggaacctcttgttgagttcatcacacacctctttgtcattctctgtatacctgtcctcgcctgttctaagtttcactacctgttctttcactgttgttttccttctgatgtgactgtggagtagctttggttcggtcttggctttgtttgctatatcattttcataacttttctctgcttctcttctcaccctgacatactcatttctggttctctggtatctctctctgctttctggtgttctgttattccggaagttcctccgcgCCCTTTTGTtctgtttctttgcttccatacatgccctattataccatggattcttctgttgcttctcggatttttccttttgggccgggatgaacctgtttactgcctcctgacacttttgggtaacatagtccatcataccctgtacagacttgtctctgaggtctgtgtcccaaggtatttaccttaggaagcttctcatctcctcataatttccctttcggtatgccagccttttgtttcctagttctttttcgagggggggggggagataattcctagctctaccaggtactccaagttcaatacactgtgatcactcattcccaagggcgcttccatcttaacttcccttatatcccactcatttagggtaaatatcaaatcaagcattgctggttcatcctctcctctcattcttgttggttcctggatgtgctggcttagaaagtttcttgttaccacgtccagcagcttagctctccgtgtttctggtcctccatgcgggtctctgttctcccaatctatcttcccatggttgaagtctcccatgattagtagtccagatccattcctgctagcaacagaagctgctctctctattatgttaatggtggccatattgtttctatcatattcctgtctgggtcttctgtcatttggtggtggattatatatgactacgactataattttttgccctccagttgttattgttcctattgtgtagtcactgaaaccttcacatccctgaacaaccaagtcctcaaaatcccagccttttcttaccagcagagctacaccacccccacctcttccttctccctctttcctcataacataatagtcctgtgagaacactgcatttgttattgttttcgttagctttgtttctgtgaggtctattatgtctgggttttcctctagtacccattctccaagttcatttgctttatttgtaattccatctatgttagtgtacattgccttgaggctcactttcttctgtcccatctcaaatctcctccttggtgaatgttctgctggtggaggaagctgtgccatgggtgtgaggatttgtgaggtggataccagggttgcagaggatactgggatgagggatggggggtcaagtgaagggggagggacagggaggatatggggtgaaaggggtgggaggacaggaaggaaaggggggttttctatgcagaggagggtggtggggttgccctccccgctggtgttactaggtagctggttgtgggttcccccctcgcctctgggggtgatgtgttgggagctgtggtttcttggttttctcctctcgccctgagcttcttccttgcttatgcccgccatggctctctcctccctcgtcatgtctctctggaggaatacttttttgaattcccccacatgttgcaggtggcttttctttgttagaatcgtgtcctttgtgttctcgtttgcaaacactatcttcaacacacggtctcggtcttttttgtaccagcctaacctgaaaaccttctcaatgctatgctcagccccttccatgtctagtgccttcagtatttcattcactgccgctttgtccttatcattccactctttcttattagagccttcctgctctttaatacctacagctaccactgctcttttcctttccagcagctggctagtggagagtGCCTCTTccagtgaggtggctgctttcatggccacctccatcactgtggacattacttcagagtttttttttttagcatttctgcaaatgttgcttttattgtggcattctcttccaaaatactattaccaccttctccctgggtggttttctgagtctcagcatcgatcctgttctctttgagggctctaatctcctccttcgctgctgtcagctctctttttaggctacttatttcattcttcatttcctgcatcatttcttgcatctcactcttgatgtcgtaccaaaccttgaggctaccttgaggtgcttccggggcttagtgtccccgcggcccggtcgtcgaccaggcctcctgggtgctggactgatcaaccaggctgctagacgcggctgctcgcagcctgacgtatgagtcacagcctggttgatcaggtatcctttggaggtgcttatccagttctctcttgaacactgtgaggggtcggccaattatgtcccttatgtgtagtggaagcgtgttgaacagtctcgggcctctgatgttgatagttctctcttgaacactgtgaggggtctgccagttatgtcccttatgtgtagtggaagcgtgttgaacagtctcgggcctctgatgttgatagagttctctctcagagtacctgttgtacctctgcttttcaacaggggtattctgcacatcctgccatgtcttctggtctcatgtggtgttatttctgtgtgcaggtttgggaccagcccctcaattattttccacgtgtaaattattatgtatctctccccgcctgcgctcaagggagtacagatttaggctctttagtcggtcccagtaatttagatgttttactgagtggattctagcagtaaaggatctctgcacgctctctaggtcagcaatttctccagctttgaaaggggctgtcctccagaaactggacaaacatttccttcatttcgtcacctgaacttttccctgttcccctgttacctctggctgtcatgcttgcccctgttcctatagttgtgccgtgataggatttgtcagaagggcagagcggggtgggggagggagagagagaaagagagagaaagagagagagagagagagagagagagagagagagagagagagagagagagagagagagagagagagagagagagagagagagagagagagagagacagagagagagacagagagagaggcagagacagagagagagagacagagagacagagagagacagagagagagagagacagagagagacagagagagacagagagagagagagagagagagagagagagagagagagagagagagagagagagagagagagagagagagagagagagacagagagagaggcagagagagagagagagagagacagagagagagagagagagagacggagagagagagagagagagagagagagagagagagagagagagagagacacagagagagagagagacagagacagagagagacagagagagagagagagagagagagacagagagagagacagagagagacagagagagagagagagagagagagacagagagagagagagagacagagagagagagagagagagacagagagagagagagagagagagagagacagagagagacagagagagacagagagagagagagagagagagagagagagagagagagagagacagagaggaagagtgaaTGAGAGGAGAGTAGCAGCACTCTGAGGTAGCCAGGAACAAGCCTCACAGATGATCCAACAAACTTGCTATATTTAGCCTAATatacctcccccccaccccccaccccacaattACCCGCCCCTCCACCCTAACCTCAAGCCAATTAGAGGTATTTTTACCCTCGTCTATTCCGCTGGTGGTGATCCTGGAGCCTCAGGCAGCAGGTAAACAAAGCCGCTTAGCGCTTAGCGGCTGAAACTATCTAGCGGCTACAGCTGCAAAATAGCTTGTTTATCCCAACTAATTACCGAACAATGTCCCAGGTTGATTGATAGTTGGCCCGAGGTGGGAAAAATAGGGGCAGTGGGGCAAAATAGGGGGCAGGTTGGACGAGGTGGGTGCTGGCAGGTGCGGCCTTGGCGCTAGGGCAGATGAAGCCGCTATATTTAGCGCAGGTAAACACTTTCCAGCTAGGTggaggggtgaggtgtgaggggtgaggtgtgaggtgtgaggggtggtggtgaggtgtgaggggagaggggtgaggtgtgaggggtgaggtgtgaggggtgaggggtggtggtgaggtgtgaggggtgaggtgtgaaatgtgaggggtgaggtgtgaggggtggtggtgaggtgtgaggtgtgaggggtgaggggtgaggtgtgaggtgtgaggggtggtggtgaggggtgaggttgaggtgtgaggtgtgaggggtggtggtgaggtgtgaggggtggtggtgaggggtgaggggtggtggtgaggtgtgaggggtgaggtgtgaggggtggtggtgaggtgtgaggggtggtggtgaggggtgaggggtggtggtgaggtgtgaggggtgaggtgtgaggggtggtggtgaggggtggtggtgaggtgtgaggggtggtggtgaggggtgaggtgtgaggggtggtggtgaggggtgagagggtggtggtgaggtgtgaggggtgaggggtggtggtgaggtgtgaggggtgaggtgtgaggggtggtggtgaggggtgagggatggtggtgaggggtgaggggtggtggtgaggggtgaggggtggtggtgaggtgtgaggggtggtggtgaggtgtgaggggtgaggggtgctggtgaggtgtgagggatggtggtgaggtgtgaggggtggtggtgaggtgtgaggggtgaggggtggtggtgaggtgtgaggggtggtggtgaggggtgaggggtggtggtgaggtgtgaggggtgaggggtggtggtgaggtgtgaggggtggtggtgaggggtgaggggtggtggtgaggagtgaggggtggtggtgaggggtgaggggtggtggtgaggggtgaggggtggtggtgaggggtgaggggtggtggtgaggtgtgaggggtggtggtgaggtgtgaggggtggtggtgagggtggtggtgaggtgtgaggggtggtggtgaggtgtgaggggtggtggtgagggtggtggtgaggtgtgaggggtggtggtgaggtgtgaggggtggtggaggtcGTCTGGGACCTCATGAGGGCCACATGAGGGCCACATGAGGGCCACATGAGGGCCATATAAGGGCCACATGAGGGCCACATGAGGGCCGCATGAAGGCCACATGAGGGCCACATGAGGGCCACATGAGGGCCACATGAGGGCCATATAAGGGCCACATGAGGGCCGCATGAAGGCCACATGAGGGCCGCATAAGGGCCACATGAGTGCCACATGAGGGCCACACGAGGGCCACATGAGGGCCACACAAGGGCCACATGAGTGCCGCATAAGGGCCACATGAGGGCCACATGAGGGCCATATAAGGGCCACATGAGGACCACATGAGGGCCACACGAGGGCCACATGAGGGCCACACAAGGGCCACATGAAGGCCACACGAGGGCCACATGAGGGCCACACAAGGGCCACATGAAGGCCACACGAGGGCCACATGAGGGCCACATGAGTGCCGCATAAGGGCCACATGAGGGCCACACAAGGGCCACATGAGTGCCGCATTAGGACCGCATGAGGGCCACACAAGGGCCACATGAGTGCCGCATTAGGGCCGCATGAGGGCCACACGAGGGCCACATGAGGGCCATATAAGGGCCACATGAGTGCCGCATGAGGGCCACATGAGGGCCACACAAGGGCCACATGAGTGCCGCATGAGGGCCGCATGAAGGCCACATGAGGGCCGCATAAAGGCCACATAAGGGCCACATGAGGGCCACATGAGGGCCACATGAGGGTCACACGAGGGCCACATGAAGGCCACATGAGGGCCACATGAAGGCCACATGAGGGCCACATGAGGGCCACACGAGGGCCACATGAGGGCCACACAAGGGCCACATGAGTGCCGCATGAGGGCCACATGAAGGCCACATGAGGGCCACATGAAGGCCACATGAGGGCCACATGAAGGCCACATGAGGGCCACATGAAGGCCACATGAGGGCCACATGAGGGCCACACAAGGGCCACATGAGGGCCACATGAGGGCCATATAAGGGCCACATGAGTGCCACATGAGGGCCACATGAGGGCCATATAAGGGCCACATGAGGGCCATATAAGGGCCACATGAGGGCCATATAAGGGCCACATGAGGGCCGCATGAAGGCCACATGAGGGCCGCATGAAGGCCACATGAGGGCCACATGAGGGCCACATGAGGGCCACATGAGGGCCTCATGAAGGCCACATGAGGGCCACATGAGGGCCGCATGAGGGCCACATGAGGGCCACATGAGGGCCATATAAGGGCCACATGAGGGCCGCATGAAGGCTACATGAGGGCCACATGAGGGCCACATGAGGGCCACATGAGGGCCACATGAGGGCCACACGAGGGCCACATGAGGGCCACACGAGGGCCACATGAGGGCCACACAAGGGCCACATGAGTGCCACATAAGGGCCACATGAGGGCCACATGAGGGCCACATGAGGACCACATGAGGGCCATATAAGGGCCACATGAGGGCCGCATGAAGGCCACATGAGGGCCACATGAGGGCCACACAAGGGCCGCATGAGGGCCATATAAGGGCCACATGAGGGCCGCATGAAGGCCACATGAGGGCCACATGAGGGCCACACAAGGGCCGCATGAAGGCCACATGAGGGCCACATGAGGGCCACATGAGTGCCGCATGAAGGCCACATGAGGGCCACATGAGGGCCACACGAGGGCCATATGAGGGCCACACGAGGGCCACATGAGGGCCACACGAGGGCCACATGAGGGCCACACAAGGGCCACATGAGTGCCGCATAAGGGCCACATGAGGGCCACATGAGGGCCACATGAGGGCCACACAAGGGCCACATGAGTGCCGCATAAGGGCCACATGAGGGCCACATGAGGGATGAGGGCTTGATCAGTGCCGGTATGAGGGCCACATGAGGGCCACATGAGGGCCGCATTAGGGCCGCATGAGGGCCACATGAGGGCCACATGAGGGCCACATGAGGGCCACATGAGGGCCACATGAGGGCCACATGAGGGCCACATGAGGGCCACATGAGGGCCGCATGAGGGCCGCATGAGGGCCGCATGAGGGCCACATGAGGGCCGCATGAGGGACCAGGTCACTCGGGTAACGGCAGGTTAGCGTGACAAGCGCCTCGCGCCCTGACCTCTGAGTCACGGCCAATCCGGAAGTCAATTATGAGTAAATATAACCTTGAGGGAGAACGTGGTCAATTGTGAGGCGGGAGATACTACGGTGTTCTCACATGAGGCGCTGAGGCGGGGCGGtcctcagcgccatctgtggtcctggtggagagttgtggcggcgcgtgacggtcctcagcgccatctgtggtcctggtggtgagttgtggcggggcgtgacggtcctcagcgccatctgtggtcctggtggtgagttgtgacggcgcgtgacggtcctcagcgccatctgtgatcctggtggagagttgtggcggggcgtgacggtcctcagcgccatctgtggtccTGGTGGAAAGTTGTGGCGGCGCGTGACGGtcctcagcgccatctgtggtcctggtggagagttgtgacggtcctcagcgccatctgtggtcctggtggtgagttgtggcggggcgtgacggtcctcagcgccatctgtggtcctggtggagagttgtggcggggcgtgacggtcctcagcgccatctgtggtcctggtggtgagttgtgacggcgcgtgacggtcctcagcgccatctgtggtcctggtggtgagttgtggcggggcgtgacggtcctcagcgccatctgtggtcctggtggagagttgtggcggggcgtgacggtcctcagcgccatctgtggtcctggtggagagttgtgacggGGCGGGGCGGtcctcagcgccatctgtggtcctggtggtgagttgtggcggggcgtgacggtcctcagcgccatctgtggtcctggtggtgagttgtggcggggcgtgacggtcctcagcgccatctgtggtcctggtggagagttgtgacggggcgtgacggtcctcagcgccatctgtggtcctggtggagagttgtgacggcgcgtgacggtcctcagcgccatctgtggtcctggtggagagttgtggcagggcgtgacggtcctcagcgccatctgtggtcctggtggtgagtTGTGGCGGCGAGTGACGGtcctcagcgccatctgtggtcctggtggtgagttgtggcgacgcgtgacggtcctcagcgccatctgtggtcctggtggagagttgtg
This genomic window from Procambarus clarkii isolate CNS0578487 chromosome 1, FALCON_Pclarkii_2.0, whole genome shotgun sequence contains:
- the LOC138360213 gene encoding uncharacterized protein — encoded protein: MRPSCGPHAALMRPSCGPHVALMWPSCGPHVALMWPSCGPHVALMWPSCGPNAALMWPSCGPHTGTDQALIPHVALMWPLCGTHVALVWPSCGPHVALMWPLCGTHVALVWPSCGPRVALMWPSCGPHMALVWPSCGPHVAFMRHSCGPHVALMWPSCGPCVALMWPSCGLHAALMWPLYGPHAALVWPSCGPHVAFMRPSCGPYMALMWSSCGPHVALMWPLCGTHVALVWPSCGPRVALMWPSCGPHVALMWPSCGPHVALM
- the LOC138360133 gene encoding uncharacterized protein, translating into MRPSCGPHVAFMRPSCGPHVALMWPSCGLHAALMWPSCGPHVALIWPSCGPYMALMWPLYGPHVALMWHSCGPYMALMWPSCGPCVALMWPSCGLHVALMWPSCGPHVAFMWPSCGLHVALMRHSCGPCVALMWPSCGPHVALMWPSCGPHVAFMWPSCDPHVALMWPSCGPYVAFMRPSCGLHAALMRHSCGPCVALMWPSCGTHVALIWPSCGPRVALMRP